The following proteins are co-located in the Coraliomargarita sinensis genome:
- a CDS encoding transposase: MKRQRYTAEFKQEAVKLILIDGTPVKEVSQQLGVPEGVLYSWKQ; this comes from the coding sequence ATGAAGAGACAACGCTATACTGCCGAGTTCAAACAGGAGGCAGTCAAACTGATATTAATCGACGGGACCCCGGTGAAGGAGGTTTCGCAGCAATTGGGAGTGCCTGAAGGGGTTCTTTACAGCTGGAAGCAGA